A single window of Synechococcus sp. C9 DNA harbors:
- the psbB gene encoding photosystem II chlorophyll-binding protein CP47, with protein sequence MGLPWYRVHTVVINDPGRLISVHLMHTALVAGWAGSMALYELAIFDHTDPVLNPMWRQGMFVLPFMVRLGVTQSWGGWSITGEPATDAGIWSFEGVAAAHIILSGLLFLAAIWHWVYWDLELFRDPRTGEPALDLPKMFGIHLFLSGLLCFGFGAFHLTGLFGPGMWVSDPYGLTGHVQPVAPSWGPEGFNPFNPGGVVAHHIAAGIVGIIAGLFHLTVRPPQRLYRALRMGNIETVLSSSIAAVFFAAFIVAGTMWYGSATTPIELFGPTRYQWDKGYFQQEIQRRVQADLAAGLTKEQAWSNIPEKLAFYDYVGNSPAKGGLFRVGPMNKGDGLAQGWLGHPEFKDAEGRILTVRRLPNFFETFPVVLVDQDGVVRADIPFRRADSQYSIEQTGVTVTFYGGENNGKTFTDPAMVKQFARKAQLGEPFAFDREIFNSDGVFRTSPRGWFTFGHACFALLFFFGHIWHGSRTLFRDVFAGIDESVTEQVEFGAFLKVGDKTTRRTEETAV encoded by the coding sequence ATGGGACTACCCTGGTATCGTGTTCATACAGTCGTCATTAATGACCCGGGGCGGCTGATTTCGGTGCATTTAATGCACACGGCGCTGGTGGCGGGCTGGGCTGGTTCGATGGCGCTCTACGAGTTGGCTATTTTTGACCACACCGACCCGGTGTTGAACCCCATGTGGCGGCAGGGGATGTTTGTTCTGCCGTTCATGGTGCGTTTGGGTGTGACCCAATCCTGGGGGGGCTGGAGCATCACGGGTGAACCGGCGACGGATGCGGGCATTTGGTCGTTTGAAGGGGTGGCGGCGGCGCATATTATTCTGTCGGGTCTGTTGTTTTTGGCGGCAATTTGGCACTGGGTCTATTGGGATTTAGAACTGTTCCGTGACCCCCGCACGGGCGAACCGGCTTTGGATTTGCCCAAGATGTTTGGCATTCACCTGTTCCTATCTGGTCTGCTGTGCTTTGGGTTTGGGGCATTTCACCTCACGGGGCTGTTTGGACCGGGGATGTGGGTGTCTGACCCCTACGGGTTAACGGGTCATGTGCAACCGGTGGCACCGTCCTGGGGACCGGAAGGGTTTAATCCCTTCAATCCGGGGGGCGTGGTGGCGCACCATATTGCTGCGGGCATTGTGGGGATCATTGCGGGGCTGTTCCACCTGACCGTGCGACCGCCCCAACGGCTCTACCGGGCACTGCGGATGGGGAATATCGAAACCGTGCTTTCCAGCAGTATTGCCGCCGTATTTTTCGCCGCTTTTATCGTGGCGGGGACGATGTGGTACGGTTCGGCGACCACCCCCATTGAACTGTTTGGTCCCACCCGTTACCAATGGGACAAGGGCTATTTCCAGCAGGAAATTCAACGGCGGGTGCAGGCGGATTTGGCGGCGGGTCTCACCAAGGAGCAAGCCTGGTCGAACATTCCCGAAAAATTGGCTTTCTACGATTATGTGGGCAACAGTCCCGCCAAGGGCGGTTTGTTCCGGGTCGGACCGATGAACAAGGGGGATGGGCTGGCTCAGGGTTGGCTGGGTCATCCCGAGTTCAAGGATGCCGAGGGGCGTATCCTGACCGTGCGCCGTTTGCCCAATTTCTTTGAAACCTTCCCGGTGGTGCTGGTGGATCAGGACGGGGTGGTACGGGCGGACATTCCCTTCCGGCGGGCGGATTCCCAGTACAGTATCGAGCAAACCGGGGTGACGGTCACCTTCTACGGGGGCGAAAACAACGGCAAAACCTTTACCGACCCGGCGATGGTGAAGCAGTTTGCCCGCAAAGCCCAACTGGGGGAACCCTTCGCCTTTGACCGGGAAATTTTCAACTCGGATGGGGTGTTCCGCACCAGTCCTCGGGGTTGGTTTACCTTCGGTCATGCCTGTTTTGCTCTGCTGTTCTTCTTCGGTCACATCTGGCACGGCTCCCGCACCCTGTTCCGGGATGTGTTTGCCGGGATTGACGAAAGCGTTACCGAGCAGGTGGAATTTGGTGCCTTCCTGAAAGTGGGGGACAAAACCACCCGCCGCACGGAAGAAACAGCGGTTTAA
- a CDS encoding TMEM165/GDT1 family protein yields the protein MNWKLLGLTFLTVFLAEIGDKSQLATIALSGGSTAPRWVFLGTATALITASFLGVFLGEQLTQILPLDAVQIVAAVGFFLLGIRSLLPKKS from the coding sequence ATGAATTGGAAGTTATTGGGATTGACTTTTTTAACGGTTTTTTTAGCAGAAATTGGGGATAAAAGCCAATTGGCAACTATTGCCCTGAGTGGGGGTTCGACAGCGCCCCGGTGGGTGTTTTTGGGTACGGCGACTGCCCTGATCACGGCTAGTTTTTTGGGGGTGTTTCTGGGGGAGCAACTGACGCAGATTTTGCCCTTGGATGCGGTGCAAATTGTCGCTGCCGTTGGTTTTTTCCTGTTGGGGATTCGCAGTTTGTTGCCGAAAAAGTCTTAA
- a CDS encoding TMEM165/GDT1 family protein, translated as MIPETEHPETVSQPIHPARLKIFLGSFSTVLLAELGDKTQITTLLMTGSSQQPWVIFGGAALALIATSFLGVFVGQWLSQRLDPRRIEIISGLIFLVVALWLSWDILQGWQA; from the coding sequence ATGATACCAGAAACGGAGCACCCGGAAACCGTCAGCCAGCCCATCCATCCGGCACGGCTAAAAATTTTCCTGGGCAGTTTCTCAACGGTTTTGCTGGCGGAATTGGGGGATAAAACCCAAATTACCACCCTATTGATGACGGGTTCTTCCCAACAACCTTGGGTGATTTTTGGGGGGGCGGCTTTGGCGTTAATTGCCACCAGTTTTTTGGGGGTGTTTGTGGGGCAATGGCTTAGTCAACGGCTTGATCCCCGGCGCATTGAGATCATTTCTGGTTTAATTTTCCTGGTGGTTGCCCTGTGGTTGAGCTGGGATATTCTTCAGGGTTGGCAGGCATGA
- a CDS encoding carotenoid oxygenase family protein yields MTATTSFSYRLDDWQGGHRTQPQEFAYWIEDITGTIPADLTGTLFRNGPGRLDRGGQKYHHPFDGDGMVNQVSFREGRAFYRNRYVQTPEFQAEQRADKILYRGVFGTLKPGGWFNNIFDLRLKNIANTNVIYWGGKLLALWEAAPPYRLDPQTLDTLGLDNLGGLVPNGQGFSAHPRIDPQGFLVNFGVQTGPNSQINLYEFDQSWQLIRQQEHPISGFAFLHDFIVTENYYIFFQNPVNFNPLPYVLGLTGAAQCLQFDREQPTRILVIPRRGGAVRVFLTDPCFVFHHANGYEQGNELVLDSICYSHFPTIDQQTDYQTIDFASLPSGQLRRFRVNLTTHQVTHTLLLERCCEFPQVHPQRVGREYQRVYLGVAADPVANAPLQGIMALDVQTGRQQMWLAGSRGFVSEPVFVPRGEAEDQGWLITFVYNAARQCSDIVILNAADVTPVATLHLHHHIPYGLHGSFTPVLFDA; encoded by the coding sequence ATGACCGCCACCACCTCGTTTTCCTACCGTTTGGACGATTGGCAGGGGGGGCACCGCACCCAACCCCAGGAGTTTGCCTACTGGATTGAGGACATCACGGGCACGATACCGGCGGATTTGACCGGCACCCTGTTTCGCAATGGACCAGGGCGTTTGGATCGGGGTGGGCAGAAGTACCACCATCCCTTTGACGGGGACGGCATGGTGAATCAGGTGAGTTTTCGGGAAGGGCGGGCGTTTTATCGCAACCGTTATGTGCAAACCCCGGAATTTCAGGCGGAACAACGGGCAGACAAAATTCTCTACCGGGGCGTATTTGGCACGTTGAAACCGGGGGGCTGGTTCAATAACATTTTTGACCTGCGTTTGAAAAATATCGCCAATACGAATGTGATTTACTGGGGTGGCAAATTGTTAGCCCTTTGGGAAGCGGCTCCCCCCTACCGGCTTGACCCCCAAACTTTAGATACTTTGGGTTTAGATAATCTCGGCGGACTTGTCCCCAATGGTCAAGGATTTTCCGCCCATCCTCGTATTGATCCCCAGGGCTTTTTGGTGAATTTTGGGGTACAAACGGGACCCAACAGTCAGATCAACCTTTATGAATTTGACCAAAGCTGGCAGTTGATTCGTCAGCAAGAACACCCCATCAGTGGCTTTGCCTTTTTACACGATTTTATTGTCACTGAGAACTACTATATTTTCTTTCAAAATCCGGTGAATTTTAACCCCCTTCCCTACGTTTTGGGATTAACTGGGGCGGCACAATGTTTACAGTTTGACCGGGAACAACCCACCCGGATTTTGGTGATTCCCCGTCGGGGTGGCGCCGTGCGGGTATTTTTAACGGATCCCTGTTTTGTGTTTCACCACGCCAATGGCTATGAGCAAGGGAATGAATTGGTTTTAGATTCGATTTGTTACAGCCATTTTCCCACTATTGACCAACAAACGGACTACCAAACCATTGATTTTGCCAGTCTGCCGAGCGGTCAACTGCGGCGGTTTCGGGTGAATTTAACCACCCATCAGGTGACCCATACCCTGTTGTTGGAACGGTGTTGTGAATTTCCCCAGGTGCATCCCCAACGGGTGGGACGGGAGTACCAACGGGTTTACTTGGGGGTGGCGGCTGACCCGGTGGCGAATGCGCCCCTGCAAGGGATCATGGCGCTGGATGTCCAAACCGGGCGGCAACAGATGTGGCTGGCGGGCAGTCGGGGCTTTGTGAGTGAACCGGTCTTTGTGCCCAGGGGTGAGGCGGAAGACCAGGGCTGGTTAATTACGTTTGTCTATAATGCCGCCCGTCAATGTAGTGATATTGTCATTCTAAATGCGGCGGATGTGACCCCGGTGGCGACCTTGCATCTCCACCATCACATTCCCTACGGGCTACATGGCTCCTTTACCCCGGTATTATTTGATGCTTAG
- the psbP gene encoding photosystem II reaction center PsbP, whose amino-acid sequence MRWIWLGLTFLALCLGGCGVATAGLNPYIDTVDGYQFLYPNGWVQVQSNQGMDILFHDLIDPSETVSVVISPVKSGKTLAELGSPLELGERLMNTALAQAAVDQKPQLVSADSHRDDQQLYYTLEYIVNTNTGTRHNIATIATSHGKLYTLNASVPESRWAKLAPTLQQVVNSLQVY is encoded by the coding sequence ATGCGCTGGATTTGGTTGGGGTTAACGTTTCTGGCTCTCTGTTTGGGGGGGTGTGGTGTCGCTACGGCGGGGCTGAATCCCTACATTGACACGGTGGATGGCTACCAGTTTCTCTATCCCAATGGCTGGGTACAGGTTCAGTCCAACCAGGGAATGGATATTTTATTCCACGACCTGATTGACCCCAGCGAAACCGTCAGTGTAGTCATTAGTCCCGTGAAATCCGGCAAAACCCTGGCGGAGTTGGGTTCGCCCCTGGAGTTGGGGGAGCGGTTGATGAATACGGCTTTGGCGCAGGCGGCGGTGGATCAAAAACCCCAATTGGTCAGTGCGGACAGCCATCGGGATGACCAGCAATTGTATTACACTCTTGAATATATTGTTAATACGAATACCGGCACTCGTCACAATATTGCTACCATTGCCACCAGTCACGGCAAACTGTACACCCTGAATGCTTCGGTGCCCGAATCCCGCTGGGCGAAATTAGCCCCGACCCTCCAACAGGTGGTAAATTCTTTGCAGGTGTATTAA
- a CDS encoding ABC exporter membrane fusion protein, translating to MLGRFQREITAGKVKIRWRWVALGVIAPGLLFLAVRWGWNRWAQSQAPAPVVPVPTAPAMIAALGRIQPEGEIITLSAPSSIEGARVAELLVKEGDRVQPGQVLATLDTTRKRQVEVQLAQNEVAIAQAQLNQVLAGAKTGDIQARQAQVNRLQAELRIAETDLQRNQQLYQEGAISASALDNFRLRVDTVRQQLQEAQANLRSVREVRAVDVNLARAQVAQAQNRLALAQVELDLSLIKAPVAGRVLKIHARLGETVGNEGILDLGRTERMFVVAEVYETDILGVQAGQRAVVTGTALPAPLRGTVTQVGWRVAKKDVLNTDPVADVDARVVEVKIALDGADSAQVQRLTNMVVNVQIQR from the coding sequence ATGTTGGGCAGGTTTCAACGGGAGATTACTGCGGGCAAGGTCAAAATCCGGTGGCGGTGGGTGGCGCTTGGAGTCATTGCCCCGGGACTCTTGTTTTTAGCCGTCCGTTGGGGGTGGAATCGTTGGGCGCAGTCTCAGGCTCCCGCACCAGTTGTCCCCGTTCCTACAGCACCAGCCATGATTGCCGCCCTGGGTCGGATTCAGCCGGAGGGAGAAATCATTACTTTGTCTGCACCGAGTTCGATTGAGGGGGCACGGGTGGCAGAGCTTTTGGTCAAGGAAGGGGATCGGGTACAACCAGGGCAGGTGTTGGCAACCTTGGATACCACACGCAAACGCCAGGTGGAGGTGCAGTTAGCCCAAAATGAGGTGGCGATTGCCCAAGCCCAGTTGAATCAGGTGTTGGCGGGGGCGAAAACGGGGGACATTCAGGCACGGCAAGCCCAGGTGAACCGTTTGCAGGCGGAATTACGCATTGCCGAGACGGATTTACAGCGCAACCAACAGCTTTATCAGGAGGGGGCAATTTCGGCGTCCGCTTTGGATAATTTTCGCTTGCGGGTGGACACGGTGCGCCAGCAGTTGCAGGAAGCCCAGGCGAATCTCCGCAGTGTCCGGGAGGTGCGGGCGGTGGATGTGAACTTGGCACGGGCGCAGGTAGCCCAGGCGCAAAATCGGTTGGCGTTGGCGCAGGTGGAACTGGATTTGAGTTTGATCAAGGCACCGGTGGCGGGGCGGGTGTTGAAAATCCACGCACGGCTGGGGGAAACCGTTGGCAATGAGGGGATTTTAGACCTGGGGCGCACGGAGCGGATGTTTGTGGTGGCGGAGGTGTACGAAACGGACATTTTAGGGGTGCAGGCGGGACAACGGGCGGTGGTCACAGGGACAGCTTTACCGGCACCCTTGCGGGGAACCGTGACCCAGGTGGGCTGGCGGGTGGCGAAAAAGGATGTCCTGAACACGGACCCGGTGGCGGATGTGGATGCCCGGGTGGTGGAGGTGAAAATTGCCCTGGATGGGGCGGACTCGGCGCAGGTGCAACGGCTGACCAATATGGTCGTCAATGTCCAAATTCAGCGGTAG
- a CDS encoding FtsX-like permease family protein → MGIPLAWLQLSRERMRLLVALAGITFADVLMFVQLGFRDALFEAAVLVHRKLRADLVLINPQSQAFFAMQRFPRRRLYQALSLPEVASVAPLYVDLMPWKSPVCPPTPTATSCTRSILVMGFDPAVSVLDFPEVEANLAQIRQADVVLFDRISREEFGTEFILREFASGRPVQTEVNKRRVTVGGLFELGASFSADGNVITSDLNFLRMFPGRQASQIDVGLITLQPGADVEQVRAKLRQLLNTELKIPGQFLCQGATGASEFANDVCILTHDEFVELERHYWATGTAIGFIFGLGTVMGFVVGIVVVYQILYTDVSDHLAEYATLKAMGYTDGYLLTVVFQEAMILAVLGFIPGFLVSHGLYALTQAATRLPIAMTLGRATTVFTMTVVMCFVAGAVSVRRLQAADPADIF, encoded by the coding sequence ATGGGCATTCCTCTGGCGTGGTTACAGTTATCCCGGGAGCGGATGCGTCTGTTGGTCGCCTTGGCGGGGATCACCTTTGCGGATGTGTTGATGTTTGTGCAGTTGGGGTTTCGGGATGCCCTGTTTGAAGCCGCCGTGCTTGTCCATCGCAAATTGCGGGCGGATTTGGTGCTGATCAACCCCCAATCCCAGGCGTTTTTTGCCATGCAACGGTTTCCCCGCCGCCGCTTGTACCAGGCGTTGAGTTTACCAGAAGTGGCGAGTGTTGCCCCGTTGTATGTGGACTTAATGCCCTGGAAAAGCCCGGTGTGTCCCCCCACGCCCACAGCTACCAGTTGTACCCGTTCGATTTTGGTGATGGGGTTTGACCCGGCGGTTTCCGTGTTGGATTTCCCGGAGGTGGAGGCTAATTTGGCGCAAATACGGCAGGCGGATGTGGTGCTGTTTGACCGGATTTCGAGGGAGGAATTTGGCACGGAATTTATCCTGCGGGAATTTGCCAGCGGACGACCGGTACAAACAGAGGTGAATAAACGCCGGGTGACGGTGGGGGGCTTGTTTGAGTTGGGAGCATCCTTCTCCGCCGATGGGAATGTGATCACCAGTGATTTGAATTTTTTACGGATGTTTCCGGGACGGCAAGCCTCGCAAATTGATGTGGGATTAATTACCTTGCAACCGGGGGCGGATGTGGAGCAAGTCCGGGCGAAATTACGGCAATTACTCAACACGGAACTGAAAATTCCCGGTCAATTTCTCTGCCAAGGGGCGACGGGGGCTTCGGAATTTGCCAACGATGTGTGCATCCTCACCCACGATGAATTTGTGGAATTGGAACGGCATTATTGGGCGACGGGCACTGCCATCGGGTTTATTTTTGGGCTGGGAACCGTGATGGGATTTGTGGTGGGAATTGTGGTGGTGTATCAGATTCTTTACACGGACGTATCGGATCATCTGGCGGAGTATGCCACCCTCAAGGCGATGGGTTACACGGATGGGTATCTGTTAACGGTGGTGTTCCAGGAGGCGATGATTTTGGCGGTGTTGGGCTTTATTCCCGGCTTTTTGGTCTCTCATGGGTTGTATGCCCTCACCCAGGCGGCGACCCGTTTGCCGATTGCCATGACCCTAGGGCGAGCCACGACCGTTTTTACCATGACGGTGGTGATGTGTTTTGTGGCGGGGGCGGTATCGGTGCGGCGATTGCAGGCGGCAGACCCGGCGGATATTTTCTAA
- the hisF gene encoding imidazole glycerol phosphate synthase subunit HisF: MMLAKRIIPCLDVHGGRVVKGVNFVNLRDAGDPVCLAQAYNQAGADELVFLDITATHEDRGVLLDIIERTASQVFIPLTVGGGIGDLDTIKAILRAGADKVSLNSAAVRHPDLVNQASERFGRQCIVVAIDARRVGERWTVWVRGGRQDTGKDAIAWAEEVVERGAGELLVTSMDADGTKAGYDLDLIQTIAQRVSVPVIASGGAGTCEHIGEVLTQGQAGAALLASLLHYGEVTVSQIKQYLTDRGIPVRHTPG, encoded by the coding sequence ATCATGTTAGCCAAACGGATTATTCCTTGCCTGGATGTGCATGGGGGGCGGGTGGTCAAAGGGGTGAATTTTGTCAACCTGCGGGATGCCGGTGACCCCGTTTGCCTCGCCCAAGCCTACAACCAAGCCGGGGCGGATGAGTTGGTTTTTTTGGACATTACCGCTACCCACGAGGACCGGGGGGTACTGCTTGACATCATTGAGCGTACCGCCAGCCAGGTGTTTATCCCGCTCACGGTGGGGGGGGGCATCGGGGATTTGGACACCATCAAAGCCATTTTGCGGGCGGGGGCAGACAAGGTGAGCCTCAATTCCGCCGCCGTGCGCCACCCGGATTTGGTCAACCAGGCTAGTGAACGCTTCGGTCGTCAGTGCATCGTGGTCGCCATTGATGCCCGCCGGGTGGGGGAGCGCTGGACGGTTTGGGTGCGGGGGGGACGGCAGGACACGGGTAAAGATGCCATCGCCTGGGCGGAAGAAGTGGTAGAGCGGGGAGCCGGGGAATTGTTAGTCACCAGTATGGATGCTGATGGTACAAAAGCAGGCTATGATCTGGATTTAATCCAGACAATTGCCCAACGGGTATCGGTGCCGGTGATCGCTTCGGGGGGAGCGGGAACCTGTGAGCATATTGGGGAGGTTTTGACCCAGGGGCAAGCCGGGGCGGCACTTTTGGCTTCCTTACTGCATTACGGGGAAGTGACCGTGAGCCAGATCAAGCAGTATTTGACCGACCGGGGGATTCCGGTGCGCCACACCCCAGGGTAA
- a CDS encoding response regulator codes for MPKNKILVIDDSFLIRKSLVDQLAGERFEVYEAKDGPAGLAKAEEVNPDVILLDFVMPGMNGYEVYQALRANPKFADTPVIVISSSYDEVVSKFGYPFVGFDFLAKQFTKDQLEERINAVLPMIASSPEHVGIAVTGETPAPSEADGVLSHIQAQLAEISQKLQEKPVWLPELPTGERSDTAILNQLQNLEAQIQALEQRPPADTLSGHLQELSVGLTQLHTALRLEPLVQELRHLGEKVAALEAQGQDSRLSQDTLTQLVTSLQGLNENIVNLPRTDAVLERLTALEAKLETKTPSPPPNLPLLIGAVALGAFIGAAIGASVVGGQRQSHLPPPNSISGAMICERSG; via the coding sequence ATGCCTAAAAATAAAATTTTGGTGATTGATGACAGTTTTTTGATTCGCAAATCCCTAGTGGATCAATTAGCCGGGGAACGGTTTGAGGTGTATGAAGCCAAGGATGGTCCTGCCGGTTTAGCGAAGGCAGAAGAGGTGAACCCGGATGTGATTTTGCTGGATTTTGTCATGCCGGGGATGAATGGCTATGAGGTTTATCAAGCCCTGCGGGCAAATCCCAAGTTTGCCGATACGCCAGTCATTGTTATTTCCAGCAGTTACGATGAGGTGGTGAGCAAGTTTGGTTATCCCTTTGTCGGGTTTGATTTTTTAGCCAAACAATTCACCAAAGACCAGTTGGAGGAGCGGATCAATGCGGTATTGCCCATGATCGCTTCTTCCCCGGAACACGTGGGCATTGCCGTCACCGGTGAAACGCCAGCCCCCAGCGAAGCCGACGGGGTCCTCAGCCACATCCAAGCCCAGTTGGCGGAAATTAGCCAGAAATTGCAGGAAAAACCGGTTTGGTTGCCGGAATTGCCCACCGGCGAGCGAAGCGACACCGCCATTCTCAACCAACTGCAAAACCTGGAAGCCCAAATCCAAGCCCTGGAACAACGCCCCCCGGCGGATACCCTGTCTGGGCATTTGCAGGAATTGAGCGTGGGACTCACCCAGTTGCACACCGCCCTGCGGTTGGAACCCCTGGTTCAAGAGCTACGCCACCTAGGGGAAAAAGTCGCCGCCTTGGAAGCCCAAGGTCAAGACAGCCGCCTTAGCCAAGACACCCTTACCCAGTTGGTGACCAGTTTGCAAGGGTTGAACGAAAATATCGTGAACCTACCCCGCACCGATGCCGTTCTGGAACGGTTGACCGCCCTGGAAGCCAAATTGGAAACCAAGACCCCATCTCCACCCCCGAACCTACCTCTGCTCATCGGTGCCGTCGCCCTGGGAGCGTTTATCGGTGCCGCCATTGGTGCCAGCGTGGTGGGGGGACAACGCCAATCCCACCTGCCCCCGCCTAACTCAATTTCCGGTGCAATGATTTGCGAACGCTCAGGATAA
- a CDS encoding ABC transporter permease yields the protein MSSTVTSPPWQLETTAHPTAELIQETWALTRRLLIQLQRRPSTLVAGIIQPLMWLILFGALFQNAPSGFFSDGVNYAQFLSAGIIVFTAFSGALNAGLPVMFDREFGFLNRFLVAPLVSRFSIVLASTIFITLLSLVQTVAVMVTSYLLGGGLPGVGGFFLVVGIVMLLVLGMTALSLGLTFTLPGHVELLAVIFVVNLPLLFASTALAPLAFMPKWLQTIASINPLSYAIEPIRYLYLHSDWQWSGTVMATPWGNLSLGGCLLILTLFDGLIILSVRKSLHRKLS from the coding sequence ATGAGTTCAACTGTCACTTCCCCGCCTTGGCAACTCGAGACGACCGCCCATCCCACTGCGGAACTCATCCAGGAAACCTGGGCTTTGACCCGGCGGTTACTGATTCAACTGCAACGCCGTCCGTCAACTTTGGTGGCGGGAATTATTCAGCCCTTGATGTGGTTGATTTTATTCGGAGCCTTATTCCAAAATGCCCCCAGTGGTTTTTTTAGTGACGGGGTGAATTATGCCCAATTTTTGAGTGCAGGAATTATTGTATTCACCGCATTTTCTGGGGCATTGAATGCGGGTTTGCCGGTGATGTTTGACCGGGAATTTGGCTTTTTGAATCGCTTTTTGGTGGCACCTTTGGTGTCCCGTTTTTCCATCGTTTTAGCCTCCACGATTTTTATTACCCTCCTGAGTTTGGTGCAGACGGTGGCAGTGATGGTGACCAGCTATCTGCTGGGGGGCGGTTTGCCTGGGGTCGGCGGGTTTTTCCTGGTGGTGGGGATTGTCATGCTGTTGGTCTTGGGCATGACGGCTTTGAGTTTGGGGCTGACCTTTACCCTGCCGGGGCACGTGGAATTGCTGGCGGTGATTTTTGTGGTGAATTTGCCCCTCCTGTTTGCCAGCACGGCGTTGGCTCCCCTGGCGTTTATGCCGAAATGGTTGCAAACAATTGCCAGTATTAATCCCCTCAGCTACGCCATCGAGCCGATTCGTTACCTGTACCTGCACTCGGATTGGCAGTGGTCGGGGACGGTGATGGCGACCCCCTGGGGGAATTTGTCCCTGGGCGGCTGTCTGCTGATTTTGACCCTGTTTGACGGGTTGATTATCCTGAGCGTTCGCAAATCATTGCACCGGAAATTGAGTTAG
- a CDS encoding DUF3084 domain-containing protein, whose product MVAGYTLILVILVLGGLIATLGDRIGTRVGKARLSLFKLRPRTTAVLVTIATGGVISATTLGVLLAADQQLRDGLFRLHQIQEDLERVEKQKNEAQTELTTALTQLQRTQAQLQAADRNVKAIEAKLAQVNRNYQNALAKLATAEQESRTLEAQIQELKQDRGQLQAQLQQAQTQVAQARAQAERLRREGQQLQTSIAQLELVRGRLEQEIGQLRQGNVAIRREQVLATATIRAIYDKELARQAVEQTLQEASRVAGCLGQSQSPPEVCLSQTNVSIPNPPRIRISTTEVNNLVNTLSNGRDYVMRVLASANYSSGEPEVGVFTDLTPNRLIFPAGAVVAQIPLDLGTMDEPAILSQLDRLFLASNLRARQSGILADPLTNKVGSFSQVALVQFVEQLQNLKGVVQVQSVARRPIYTAGPLDIQLVAVQNGEVVLRSS is encoded by the coding sequence GTGGTAGCCGGTTACACCCTAATACTGGTGATTCTGGTGCTGGGGGGGTTGATCGCCACCCTGGGGGATCGGATTGGCACCCGGGTGGGGAAAGCCCGCTTGAGTTTATTCAAATTACGGCCTCGCACCACGGCGGTATTGGTCACCATTGCCACCGGCGGGGTGATTTCCGCCACCACCTTGGGGGTGCTTTTGGCCGCTGACCAGCAGTTGCGGGATGGCCTGTTTCGCCTGCACCAGATCCAGGAAGACCTGGAACGGGTGGAAAAGCAAAAAAATGAAGCCCAAACCGAATTGACCACCGCCCTCACCCAACTCCAACGCACCCAAGCCCAACTCCAGGCCGCCGACCGGAATGTGAAGGCGATTGAAGCCAAACTTGCCCAGGTCAACCGCAACTACCAAAATGCTTTGGCCAAATTAGCCACCGCCGAGCAGGAATCCCGCACCCTGGAAGCCCAGATTCAGGAACTGAAACAGGACCGGGGTCAACTGCAAGCCCAACTGCAACAGGCCCAGACCCAGGTCGCCCAAGCCCGTGCCCAGGCGGAACGGCTCCGCCGAGAGGGACAACAACTGCAAACCAGCATTGCCCAATTGGAACTGGTACGGGGGCGGTTGGAGCAGGAAATCGGTCAACTGCGCCAGGGAAATGTGGCGATCCGGCGGGAACAGGTTTTAGCCACAGCCACCATCCGGGCAATTTATGATAAGGAATTGGCGCGCCAAGCGGTGGAACAAACCCTCCAGGAAGCCAGTCGGGTCGCCGGGTGTCTGGGGCAAAGTCAGAGTCCGCCGGAGGTGTGCCTCAGTCAAACCAACGTCAGCATTCCCAATCCCCCCCGGATTCGCATCAGTACCACCGAAGTCAATAACCTGGTCAATACCCTCAGCAACGGTCGGGACTATGTAATGCGGGTGTTGGCCTCTGCCAATTATTCCAGTGGGGAACCGGAAGTGGGGGTTTTTACCGACCTGACCCCCAATCGGCTGATTTTTCCCGCCGGGGCGGTGGTGGCGCAGATTCCCCTGGACTTGGGGACGATGGATGAACCAGCGATTCTCAGCCAGTTGGACCGGTTGTTCCTGGCTTCCAATCTCCGTGCCCGCCAGAGTGGCATCCTCGCCGACCCTTTGACCAACAAGGTGGGTTCCTTTAGCCAAGTGGCGCTGGTGCAATTTGTGGAACAGTTGCAAAATCTCAAGGGGGTGGTGCAGGTACAATCCGTGGCTCGCCGTCCCATCTACACCGCTGGCCCGTTGGACATCCAATTGGTGGCGGTACAAAATGGGGAAGTGGTTTTGCGTTCTAGTTGA